The Alnus glutinosa chromosome 1, dhAlnGlut1.1, whole genome shotgun sequence region ttgaagaaattaagatgttggaagaagagacctttggagagttttactccaagatgagtgacctgaggaactccatggtgagtcttgggaaacctatctcggatgtaaaactcatccgaaagattctaagatctttgcctgagcgtttcagaatcaaggtgaccaccattgaagaaagcaaggatcttgaggagatgaagattgaagagctggtaggatctcttcaaacatatgagctatctctgcccccggtcaagaagataaagaccattgctctaaaagcttccaagaagaaggtagaagcatcatctgaaaaTGACTtggaggatgaagaaaaggctgtggctatgttagccaaaaatttcagaagactgatgaaagatgatcgtttcaagaagaagttttttgaaagagttaagaaatctcccagagaagctgaacctgaggaagaagatcagaaagatcccagaggaccccgatgttttgaatgctcaggctttgggcatatccgggccgattgcgggaatcttagaaagggcaaggggaaagcgtacaatgtgactctcagtgatgagtcagaagaagaagctccagagtttaagaaatttctggcctttgtagccccacatgttgaagaagaagactcgtattactcggagcatagtgataatgaggaagagctcaaagaggcttacaagacactctacatagagtatgagaaactgagggaaggccgaaagcagcaccttaatgatctaaatagtttgcagaccgagaagagttcattgctgctcaaagtacaagagcttgaggaaaagctactagagacgcagctccagctagagagagtcactgatgagaagttgactcgtatgctgtctatccagaagagcccataTGACAAAACtggcctcgggtatgtagctccctcttctgatgttccttcttcctcaaagactgtgtttgtaaaacctacagtcccagagcctcctcccactgttgaaggtaaaaagaagaaaaatgtcaacgatgatgttccaggcactcagaagcctcattccatcagaagacctcccatttgccatcactgcggtctcagtgggcatgttcgccctcagtgctctcttctgaaagcacaaaaggccaaagccaagcaagaagtgcccagacaagctcattatggcactagacctacGGCTCAGCAtcggactccatggcatcaggcaccttaccaagcaccaaggtatcagtatcaagccccttggtctcatgctcctcagcatcagcggcctcagcagcgatttgtaccagccaatcacagtggcacctacaagagcaaacccaagcagcttagaaggcctcagaagatgaaagaagagcaatactccagtaagcctcctatctggatgcagaatatgatggagtggatgatgcagtcctgccagcaaccacccactggaaggcaggcatgggtcaaAAAAGACagctaccccatgagggggtacAGACACACCTAGTagtttcgggtgttcatgcttaggattcagttcctaatcctatggcatcaggtttgattgttcagtttacttgaca contains the following coding sequences:
- the LOC133877729 gene encoding uncharacterized protein LOC133877729, which encodes MSQTLNSVPTFDGTNYGYWKVRMRFFLKSIDCWNIVETGWTNPEDKTLETVPLKNTRLSNDKALHALCQALSPSEFAKISNCESAKEAWQILETTYEGTKLVKSAKLQILISRFEEIKMLEEETFGEFYSKMSDLRNSMVSLGKPISDVKLIRKILRSLPERFRIKVTTIEESKDLEEMKIEELVGSLQTYELSLPPVKKIKTIALKASKKKVEASSENDLEDEEKAVAMLAKNFRRLMKDDRFKKKFFERVKKSPREAEPEEEDQKDPRGPRCFECSGFGHIRADCGNLRKGKGKAYNVTLSDESEEEAPEFKKFLAFVAPHVEEEDSYYSEHSDNEEELKEAYKTLYIEYEKLREGRKQHLNDLNSLQTEKSSLLLKVQELEEKLLETQLQLERVTDEKLTRMLSIQKSPYDKTGLGYVAPSSDVPSSSKTVFVKPTVPEPPPTVEGKKKKNVNDDVPGTQKPHSIRRPPICHHCGLSGHVRPQCSLLKAQKAKAKQEVPRQAHYGTRPTAQHRTPWHQAPYQAPRYQYQAPWSHAPQHQRPQQRFVPANHSGTYKSKPKQLRRPQKMKEEQYSSKPPIWMQNMMEWMMQSCQQPPTGRQAWVKKDSYPMRGYRHT